The Scylla paramamosain isolate STU-SP2022 chromosome 39, ASM3559412v1, whole genome shotgun sequence genome includes a window with the following:
- the LOC135092240 gene encoding uncharacterized protein LOC135092240 isoform X4: MDIDIWRSHIALPHLLNTLVQVVRGEEAVVGGRSVSQDQLEDILPHLCLSLPTCSLSCADLLHSLPDDSSVWGELEAALVSKKLLHCDITSVLYLRHCPALEREALRVLELYVDVESQNPWWQDERLSISHFKPHGRLLCADPPGREHSKAGAPDECKVNLWADSPLVEASGHTGELFTRCLELLGNVLWKTHFSFSAVVACRDYLAQDQGDLRRSSLFPLVKKGLQEELAEGGEAAREKVCAMLCFFPFWLPVLRKCGFLKSYLADTVCDIF, encoded by the exons ATG GATATCGATATTTGGAGGAGTCACATTGCCCTCCCACACCTGCTGAACACTCTGGTGCAGGTGGTGAGGGGGGAAGAGGCAGTGGTGGGTGGGAGGAGTGTGTCTCAGGACCAGCTTGAAGacatcctccctcacctgtgcctCTCACTGCCCACATGCAGCCTCTCCTGTGCTGACCTTCTGCACTCCTTGCCTGA TGACAGCAGTGTTTGGGGTGAACTGGAGGCAGCGTTGGTCAGCAAGAAGCTTCTCCATTGTGACATCACCTCTGTCCTGTACCTCCGCCACTGCCCTGCCTTGGAGCGAGAGGCGCTGCGTGTGCTGGAGCTGTATGTGGATGTTGAGAGCCAGAACCCCTGGTGGCAAGATGAGAGGCTCAGCATATCTCACTTCAAGCCACATGGCAGGCTGCTTTGTGCCGACCCTCCAGGAAGGGAGCACAGCAAAGCTGGGGCTCCAGATGAGTGCAAGGTGAACCTGTGGGCAGACTCCCCGCTGGTGGAGGCTTCAGGACACACTGGCGAACTGTTCACTCGCTGCCTTGAACTCCTGGGAAATGTGCTCTGGAAGACgcatttctcattttctgctGTTGTTGCCTGCAGGGATTACCTGGCACAG GACCAGGGGGACCTTCGAAGATCCTCGCTGTTCCCACTGGTCAAGAAGGGGCTGCAGGAGGAGCTGGCTGAGGGCGGGGAGGCTGCTCGGGAGAAGGTGTGCGCCATGCTctgcttctttcccttctgGCTGCCGGTGCTCAGGAAATGTGGCTTTTTGAAGAGTTATTTGGCCGATACTGTATGTGATATTTTCTAG
- the LOC135092240 gene encoding uncharacterized protein LOC135092240 isoform X6, producing the protein MDIDIWRSHIALPHLLNTLVQVVRGEEAVVGGRSVSQDQLEDILPHLCLSLPTCSLSCADLLHSLPDDSSVWGELEAALVSKKLLHCDITSVLYLRHCPALEREALRVLELYVDVESQNPWWQDERLSISHFKPHGRLLCADPPGREHSKAGAPDECKVNLWADSPLVEASGHTGELFTRCLELLGNVLWKTHFSFSAVVACRDYLAQDQGDLRRSSLFPLVKKGLQEELAEGGEAAREKIVLPQLYIY; encoded by the exons ATG GATATCGATATTTGGAGGAGTCACATTGCCCTCCCACACCTGCTGAACACTCTGGTGCAGGTGGTGAGGGGGGAAGAGGCAGTGGTGGGTGGGAGGAGTGTGTCTCAGGACCAGCTTGAAGacatcctccctcacctgtgcctCTCACTGCCCACATGCAGCCTCTCCTGTGCTGACCTTCTGCACTCCTTGCCTGA TGACAGCAGTGTTTGGGGTGAACTGGAGGCAGCGTTGGTCAGCAAGAAGCTTCTCCATTGTGACATCACCTCTGTCCTGTACCTCCGCCACTGCCCTGCCTTGGAGCGAGAGGCGCTGCGTGTGCTGGAGCTGTATGTGGATGTTGAGAGCCAGAACCCCTGGTGGCAAGATGAGAGGCTCAGCATATCTCACTTCAAGCCACATGGCAGGCTGCTTTGTGCCGACCCTCCAGGAAGGGAGCACAGCAAAGCTGGGGCTCCAGATGAGTGCAAGGTGAACCTGTGGGCAGACTCCCCGCTGGTGGAGGCTTCAGGACACACTGGCGAACTGTTCACTCGCTGCCTTGAACTCCTGGGAAATGTGCTCTGGAAGACgcatttctcattttctgctGTTGTTGCCTGCAGGGATTACCTGGCACAG GACCAGGGGGACCTTCGAAGATCCTCGCTGTTCCCACTGGTCAAGAAGGGGCTGCAGGAGGAGCTGGCTGAGGGCGGGGAGGCTGCTCGGGAGAAG atcgtCTTACCACAGCTATATATTTACTAG
- the LOC135092240 gene encoding uncharacterized protein LOC135092240 isoform X1, with translation MDIDIWRSHIALPHLLNTLVQVVRGEEAVVGGRSVSQDQLEDILPHLCLSLPTCSLSCADLLHSLPDDSSVWGELEAALVSKKLLHCDITSVLYLRHCPALEREALRVLELYVDVESQNPWWQDERLSISHFKPHGRLLCADPPGREHSKAGAPDECKVNLWADSPLVEASGHTGELFTRCLELLGNVLWKTHFSFSAVVACRDYLAQVTEEVEGELYQSFPSMLSHLAYLLTLPLATHQDQGDLRRSSLFPLVKKGLQEELAEGGEAAREKVCAMLCFFPFWLPVLRKCGFLKSYLADTVCDIF, from the exons ATG GATATCGATATTTGGAGGAGTCACATTGCCCTCCCACACCTGCTGAACACTCTGGTGCAGGTGGTGAGGGGGGAAGAGGCAGTGGTGGGTGGGAGGAGTGTGTCTCAGGACCAGCTTGAAGacatcctccctcacctgtgcctCTCACTGCCCACATGCAGCCTCTCCTGTGCTGACCTTCTGCACTCCTTGCCTGA TGACAGCAGTGTTTGGGGTGAACTGGAGGCAGCGTTGGTCAGCAAGAAGCTTCTCCATTGTGACATCACCTCTGTCCTGTACCTCCGCCACTGCCCTGCCTTGGAGCGAGAGGCGCTGCGTGTGCTGGAGCTGTATGTGGATGTTGAGAGCCAGAACCCCTGGTGGCAAGATGAGAGGCTCAGCATATCTCACTTCAAGCCACATGGCAGGCTGCTTTGTGCCGACCCTCCAGGAAGGGAGCACAGCAAAGCTGGGGCTCCAGATGAGTGCAAGGTGAACCTGTGGGCAGACTCCCCGCTGGTGGAGGCTTCAGGACACACTGGCGAACTGTTCACTCGCTGCCTTGAACTCCTGGGAAATGTGCTCTGGAAGACgcatttctcattttctgctGTTGTTGCCTGCAGGGATTACCTGGCACAG GTgacagaggaagtggagggagagcTATACCAGAGTTTTCCAAGCATGCTGTCCCACCTTGCTTACCTCTTGACCCTCCCCCTGGCTACCCACCAGGACCAGGGGGACCTTCGAAGATCCTCGCTGTTCCCACTGGTCAAGAAGGGGCTGCAGGAGGAGCTGGCTGAGGGCGGGGAGGCTGCTCGGGAGAAGGTGTGCGCCATGCTctgcttctttcccttctgGCTGCCGGTGCTCAGGAAATGTGGCTTTTTGAAGAGTTATTTGGCCGATACTGTATGTGATATTTTCTAG
- the LOC135092239 gene encoding spermine synthase-like, which produces MAGHSVPVDFRVNPAKISNPVERKTLIQDFLPILEPFTGPLTEMSMCEVAGGNHFALYSSDSMTVSIKMYNNGLVSATVEYYTENVNKHKILNDDGRRIEKQLREKFDCSVTKVLPAIKRTPPINPYFTTSDDRILEYDVDKLVFEEKTEFQKVQIYHTKSFGNMLVLDDLQNLAESDTAYTHGLMSKGVESYEGKEVLILGGGDGALLWELLKEKPKFVTMIDIDDTVMRSCRKHLRSACGDCMDNYDGANYKIIVGDAIAYMQDYIKEGRLFDYVFADLTDVPISPTPRGELWDFMRTVIGSGTKLIKPATGKYMTHATGIQCSSALKMFEEQMAKLEPPVSFTRTSCHVPSFMEKWCFYQVTRQPS; this is translated from the exons ATGGCTGGCCACTCTGTTCCTGTTGACTTCAGGGTCAATCCTGCCAAAATTTCAAACCCag TGGAGAGGAAAACACTGATTCAAGATTTCCTGCCCATCCTTGAACCTTTCACCGGTCCCCTCACGGAG ATGTCGATGTGTGAGGTGGCAGGAGGGAACCACTTTGCCCTGTACAGCTCAGACTCCATGACAGTGTCCATCAAGATGTACAACAATGGACTCGTCTCTGCCACTGTGGAATACTACACTGAGAACGTCAATAAACACAAGATTCTGAACGAT GACGGAAGGCGTATTGAGAAACAGCTCCGTGAGAAATTTGACTGCAGTGTGACCAAGGTGCTGCCGGCCATCAAGAGAACACCTCCCATCAACCCTTACTTCACCACGTCAG ATGACAGAATCTTGGAGTATGATGTGGACAAGTTGGTGTTTGAGGAGAAGACAGAGTTCCAGAAGGTGCAGATCTACCACACCAAGAGTTTTGGCAACATGCTGGTCCTTGACGATCTGCAGA ATCTTGCCGAGAGTGACACTGCCTACACCCATGGCCTGATGTCGAAGGGAGTCGAGTCCTATGAGGGGAAGGAAGTCCTCATTCTGGGTGGGGGTGACGGAGCACTGCTGTGGGAATTACTCAAGGAAAAGCCAAAGTTTGTCACAATGATTGAC ATTGATGATACTGTGATGAGAAGTTGTCGCAAACACCTGCGGTCAGCGTGTGGTGACTGCATGGACAACTACGATGGTGCCAATTACAAG ATCATTGTTGGTGATGCAATTGCTTACATGCAAGACTACATCAAGGAAGGCCGCCTCTTTGACTACGTGTTTGCAGACTTGACTGACGTGCCTATCTCCCCAACACCACGTGGGGAGCTGTGGGACTTCATGCGCACAGTCATTGGTTCAGGGACCAAACTGATCAAGCCAGCAACGGGGAAGTACATGACGCAT GCTACTGGGATACAGTGCAGCAGCGCCCTCAAGATGTTTGAGGAGCAGATGGCCAAGCTGGAGCCACCTGTCAGCTTCACCCGCACCAGCTGTCACGTCCCAAGCTTCATGGAAAAGTGGTGCTTCTATCAGGTCACTCGCCAGCCAtcctga
- the LOC135092240 gene encoding uncharacterized protein LOC135092240 isoform X3, producing the protein MDIDIWRSHIALPHLLNTLVQVVRGEEAVVGGRSVSQDQLEDILPHLCLSLPTCSLSCADLLHSLPDDSSVWGELEAALVSKKLLHCDITSVLYLRHCPALEREALRVLELYVDVESQNPWWQDERLSISHFKPHGRLLCADPPGREHSKAGAPDECKVNLWADSPLVEASGHTGELFTRCLELLGNVLWKTHFSFSAVVACRDYLAQVTEEVEGELYQSFPSMLSHLAYLLTLPLATHQDQGDLRRSSLFPLVKKGLQEELAEGGEAAREKHKIICW; encoded by the exons ATG GATATCGATATTTGGAGGAGTCACATTGCCCTCCCACACCTGCTGAACACTCTGGTGCAGGTGGTGAGGGGGGAAGAGGCAGTGGTGGGTGGGAGGAGTGTGTCTCAGGACCAGCTTGAAGacatcctccctcacctgtgcctCTCACTGCCCACATGCAGCCTCTCCTGTGCTGACCTTCTGCACTCCTTGCCTGA TGACAGCAGTGTTTGGGGTGAACTGGAGGCAGCGTTGGTCAGCAAGAAGCTTCTCCATTGTGACATCACCTCTGTCCTGTACCTCCGCCACTGCCCTGCCTTGGAGCGAGAGGCGCTGCGTGTGCTGGAGCTGTATGTGGATGTTGAGAGCCAGAACCCCTGGTGGCAAGATGAGAGGCTCAGCATATCTCACTTCAAGCCACATGGCAGGCTGCTTTGTGCCGACCCTCCAGGAAGGGAGCACAGCAAAGCTGGGGCTCCAGATGAGTGCAAGGTGAACCTGTGGGCAGACTCCCCGCTGGTGGAGGCTTCAGGACACACTGGCGAACTGTTCACTCGCTGCCTTGAACTCCTGGGAAATGTGCTCTGGAAGACgcatttctcattttctgctGTTGTTGCCTGCAGGGATTACCTGGCACAG GTgacagaggaagtggagggagagcTATACCAGAGTTTTCCAAGCATGCTGTCCCACCTTGCTTACCTCTTGACCCTCCCCCTGGCTACCCACCAGGACCAGGGGGACCTTCGAAGATCCTCGCTGTTCCCACTGGTCAAGAAGGGGCTGCAGGAGGAGCTGGCTGAGGGCGGGGAGGCTGCTCGGGAGAAG CACAAGATAATCTGCTGGTAG
- the LOC135092240 gene encoding uncharacterized protein LOC135092240 isoform X5, whose amino-acid sequence MLQPHNPRVRRHTTMVSHSDSSVWGELEAALVSKKLLHCDITSVLYLRHCPALEREALRVLELYVDVESQNPWWQDERLSISHFKPHGRLLCADPPGREHSKAGAPDECKVNLWADSPLVEASGHTGELFTRCLELLGNVLWKTHFSFSAVVACRDYLAQVTEEVEGELYQSFPSMLSHLAYLLTLPLATHQDQGDLRRSSLFPLVKKGLQEELAEGGEAAREKVCAMLCFFPFWLPVLRKCGFLKSYLADTVCDIF is encoded by the exons ATGTTGCAGCCCCACAACCCTCGAGTTAGGCGCCACACAACAATGGTCTCACACAG TGACAGCAGTGTTTGGGGTGAACTGGAGGCAGCGTTGGTCAGCAAGAAGCTTCTCCATTGTGACATCACCTCTGTCCTGTACCTCCGCCACTGCCCTGCCTTGGAGCGAGAGGCGCTGCGTGTGCTGGAGCTGTATGTGGATGTTGAGAGCCAGAACCCCTGGTGGCAAGATGAGAGGCTCAGCATATCTCACTTCAAGCCACATGGCAGGCTGCTTTGTGCCGACCCTCCAGGAAGGGAGCACAGCAAAGCTGGGGCTCCAGATGAGTGCAAGGTGAACCTGTGGGCAGACTCCCCGCTGGTGGAGGCTTCAGGACACACTGGCGAACTGTTCACTCGCTGCCTTGAACTCCTGGGAAATGTGCTCTGGAAGACgcatttctcattttctgctGTTGTTGCCTGCAGGGATTACCTGGCACAG GTgacagaggaagtggagggagagcTATACCAGAGTTTTCCAAGCATGCTGTCCCACCTTGCTTACCTCTTGACCCTCCCCCTGGCTACCCACCAGGACCAGGGGGACCTTCGAAGATCCTCGCTGTTCCCACTGGTCAAGAAGGGGCTGCAGGAGGAGCTGGCTGAGGGCGGGGAGGCTGCTCGGGAGAAGGTGTGCGCCATGCTctgcttctttcccttctgGCTGCCGGTGCTCAGGAAATGTGGCTTTTTGAAGAGTTATTTGGCCGATACTGTATGTGATATTTTCTAG
- the LOC135092240 gene encoding uncharacterized protein LOC135092240 isoform X2: protein MDIDIWRSHIALPHLLNTLVQVVRGEEAVVGGRSVSQDQLEDILPHLCLSLPTCSLSCADLLHSLPDDSSVWGELEAALVSKKLLHCDITSVLYLRHCPALEREALRVLELYVDVESQNPWWQDERLSISHFKPHGRLLCADPPGREHSKAGAPDECKVNLWADSPLVEASGHTGELFTRCLELLGNVLWKTHFSFSAVVACRDYLAQVTEEVEGELYQSFPSMLSHLAYLLTLPLATHQDQGDLRRSSLFPLVKKGLQEELAEGGEAAREKIVLPQLYIY from the exons ATG GATATCGATATTTGGAGGAGTCACATTGCCCTCCCACACCTGCTGAACACTCTGGTGCAGGTGGTGAGGGGGGAAGAGGCAGTGGTGGGTGGGAGGAGTGTGTCTCAGGACCAGCTTGAAGacatcctccctcacctgtgcctCTCACTGCCCACATGCAGCCTCTCCTGTGCTGACCTTCTGCACTCCTTGCCTGA TGACAGCAGTGTTTGGGGTGAACTGGAGGCAGCGTTGGTCAGCAAGAAGCTTCTCCATTGTGACATCACCTCTGTCCTGTACCTCCGCCACTGCCCTGCCTTGGAGCGAGAGGCGCTGCGTGTGCTGGAGCTGTATGTGGATGTTGAGAGCCAGAACCCCTGGTGGCAAGATGAGAGGCTCAGCATATCTCACTTCAAGCCACATGGCAGGCTGCTTTGTGCCGACCCTCCAGGAAGGGAGCACAGCAAAGCTGGGGCTCCAGATGAGTGCAAGGTGAACCTGTGGGCAGACTCCCCGCTGGTGGAGGCTTCAGGACACACTGGCGAACTGTTCACTCGCTGCCTTGAACTCCTGGGAAATGTGCTCTGGAAGACgcatttctcattttctgctGTTGTTGCCTGCAGGGATTACCTGGCACAG GTgacagaggaagtggagggagagcTATACCAGAGTTTTCCAAGCATGCTGTCCCACCTTGCTTACCTCTTGACCCTCCCCCTGGCTACCCACCAGGACCAGGGGGACCTTCGAAGATCCTCGCTGTTCCCACTGGTCAAGAAGGGGCTGCAGGAGGAGCTGGCTGAGGGCGGGGAGGCTGCTCGGGAGAAG atcgtCTTACCACAGCTATATATTTACTAG